One Cicer arietinum cultivar CDC Frontier isolate Library 1 chromosome 8, Cicar.CDCFrontier_v2.0, whole genome shotgun sequence DNA segment encodes these proteins:
- the LOC101504333 gene encoding auxin-responsive protein IAA8, giving the protein MSPAVVVTEEEGRNKLSSTVVSASSQSFSQIGADLKERNYLGLSDCSSVDSCDSTVPSLCDEKKENLNLKATELRLGLPGSQSPERDSDFYSTKLDEKPLFPLVPTKDGIQKNVVSGNKRGFADTVDGFSQVKFNGNTGINGMLSPRPVGAQPNTVKEMPNKVLQERPCAARGTGHNQAGAASVGGCAPASKAQVVGWPPIRSFRKNSMATASKNNNDEVDGKPGPTALFVKVSMDGAPYLRKVDLRTYTTYQELSSALEKMFSCFTLGQCGSHGAPGREMLSESKLRDLLHGSEYVLTYEDKDGDWMLVGDVPWEMFIETCRRLKIMKGSDAIGLAPRAMEKSKSRS; this is encoded by the exons ATGTCTCCGGCAGTGGTGGTTACGGAGGAGGAAGGGCGGAACAAACTGTCGTCGACGGTTGTTTCTGCTTCTTCACAATCTTTCTCTCAGATTGGTGCTGATTTGAAAGAAAGGAATTATCTAGGGTTGTCAGATTGTTCATCAGTAGACAGTTGTGATTCAACTGTTCCCAGTTTGTGTGATGAGAAAAAGGAGAACTTGAATTTGAAGGCTACTGAGTTGAGATTGGGTCTTCCTGGATCTCAATCACCCGAAAGGGATTCAGATTTTTACTCAACAAAGCTTGATGAGAAGCCGCTGTTTCCTTTGGTTCCTACAAAAGATGGAATACAGAAGAATGTTGTTTCAGGCAACAAGAGAGGATTTGCTGATACAGTAGATGGGTTTTCTCAG GTGAAGTTTAATGGTAATACAGGGATTAATGGGATGCTATCGCCTAGACCTGTTGGAGCACAGCCCAACACGGTGAAAGAAATGCCCAACAAGGTGTTGCAGGAAAGGCCTTGTGCTGCTAGAGGAACTGGTCATAATCAAGCTGGTGCTGCTTCTGTTGGTGGTTGTGCACCGGCATCTAA GGCACAAGTTGTTGGTTGGCCTCCTATAAGATCATTTAGGAAAAACTCGATGGCCACTGCTTCTAAGAACAACAACGATGAAGTGGATGGAAAACCAGGTCCCACTGCACTCTTTGTTAAGGTCAGCATGGATGGGGCTCCCTATCTTAGGAAGGTTGATCTAAGAACTTATACAACATATCAGGAATTATCTTCTGCCCTTGAGAAGATGTTTAGCTGTTTTACCCTAG GTCAGTGTGGTTCCCATGGTGCTCCAGGAAGAGAAATGTTGAGTGAGAGCAAGCTGAGGGACCTTTTGCATGGTTCAGAATACGTTCTCACCTATGAAGATAAAGATGGAGACTGGATGCTTGTAGGGGATGTACCTTGGGA GATGTTCATTGAAACTTGCAGAAGGCTGAAGATCATGAAGGGTTCTGATGCCATTGGCTTAG CTCCCCGGGCCATGGAAAAGTCCAAAAGCAGGAGTTAG